The following proteins come from a genomic window of Ilumatobacter coccineus YM16-304:
- a CDS encoding universal stress protein: MVQHLIVPVDGSKESWKAFDVAHSLAVRCDADIRVVQVEYDPLGRNLAAAQLRDEVDQRGPFDVEVTSEVRLTNDPVADELDRLVTMHPGAVVVMASHGKGRSAAILGSVTEGLLQRSFGPCVLVGPHVEPDDFSGPVLITVDGSDESETALPLGAAWATELRATPWVVTVSEPNNGGLPPGGDVLDSNYPARLAQELQTASGHPVEFDGLHGKHPAVTVADYAARHDASLIVAASHGRSGLSRFTLGSVVSGFVRHATCPVLVTRLPHPATADGHAAVPARA, from the coding sequence ATGGTCCAACACCTCATCGTTCCCGTCGACGGGTCGAAGGAATCGTGGAAGGCGTTCGACGTCGCCCATTCACTCGCCGTTCGCTGCGACGCCGACATCCGAGTCGTGCAGGTCGAGTACGACCCGCTCGGCCGCAACCTGGCCGCGGCGCAACTTCGCGACGAGGTCGATCAACGCGGCCCGTTCGACGTCGAGGTCACATCCGAAGTCCGGCTCACGAACGATCCGGTCGCCGACGAACTCGACCGTCTCGTCACCATGCATCCGGGAGCGGTCGTCGTGATGGCCTCGCACGGCAAAGGCCGATCGGCGGCGATCCTCGGCAGCGTCACCGAGGGCTTGCTCCAGCGTTCGTTCGGACCGTGCGTGTTGGTCGGCCCGCATGTCGAGCCCGACGACTTCTCCGGTCCGGTACTCATCACAGTCGACGGTTCGGACGAATCGGAGACGGCGCTTCCACTCGGCGCGGCGTGGGCCACCGAACTGCGCGCCACACCGTGGGTCGTCACGGTGTCGGAGCCGAACAACGGAGGCCTCCCTCCCGGCGGCGACGTCCTCGATTCGAACTATCCCGCTCGGCTCGCACAGGAGTTGCAGACGGCATCGGGACACCCGGTCGAGTTCGACGGTCTCCACGGCAAGCATCCGGCGGTGACGGTCGCCGACTACGCCGCCCGCCACGACGCTTCGCTCATCGTCGCAGCATCACACGGCCGCAGCGGCCTCTCCCGATTCACGCTGGGAAGCGTCGTGTCGGGGTTCGTCCGCCACGCGACCTGCCCGGTGTTGGTCACCCGGCTTCCGCACCCGGCCACGGCCGACGGCCACGCCGCAGTCCCCGCCCGAGCCTGA
- a CDS encoding acetyl-CoA hydrolase/transferase family protein has protein sequence MLRHHASGVDAPNTPADVLSHLGPSTELIVPLANGEPTAVLDAIEAGVAAEPDRFEHLRVHQMHAIHDRPYLAGALGDRLRHVSYFLSHITRPHFRTGELDLVPAHFSEVYGLMADRTDDPLVVAAASPPDEHGYFSLGVSSDYTSSFIGRARMFLEVTDAMPRTFGRNQVHASQVVGWCRSDRPLVEVTPVEPGEADLAIAALVAERIPDGATLQTGIGAIPNAIMSALGNHRDLGIHTELLSDGVVDLIQSGVVNGVKKRLNRTKTVGTFALGTNRLYEFLHENTAVELHAVRYVNDPRIIANESDFVSINATLSVDFLGQCASETIQGRYYSSSGGQNDFARGAMYSDGGQGFVVLHATTSRGDSRIVPTLDPGDVVTTPKNTVDKVVTEFGVAELRGRSITERTRALIGIADPAHREALTAEARRRSYL, from the coding sequence ATGCTCCGCCATCACGCATCCGGCGTCGACGCGCCCAACACCCCTGCTGACGTCCTCTCTCACCTCGGTCCGTCGACCGAGCTCATCGTGCCCCTCGCCAACGGCGAACCGACGGCGGTGCTCGACGCAATCGAGGCCGGCGTCGCCGCCGAACCCGACCGGTTCGAACATCTCCGTGTGCACCAGATGCATGCGATCCACGACCGGCCGTACCTCGCCGGAGCGCTGGGCGACCGCCTCCGGCACGTGTCGTACTTCCTGTCGCACATCACCCGCCCGCACTTCCGCACCGGCGAACTCGATCTCGTCCCGGCCCACTTCTCCGAGGTCTACGGCCTCATGGCCGACCGCACCGACGACCCGCTCGTGGTCGCTGCGGCCTCACCGCCCGACGAGCACGGCTACTTCTCCCTCGGTGTGTCGTCCGACTACACCTCGAGCTTCATCGGGCGTGCCCGCATGTTCCTCGAAGTGACCGATGCGATGCCACGCACGTTCGGCCGCAACCAGGTCCACGCCTCTCAGGTCGTCGGGTGGTGCCGCAGCGATCGACCACTGGTCGAGGTGACCCCCGTCGAACCCGGCGAAGCCGATCTGGCGATCGCCGCGCTCGTCGCCGAGCGCATTCCAGACGGCGCCACCCTGCAGACCGGCATCGGTGCGATCCCCAACGCGATCATGTCGGCACTCGGGAACCACCGTGACCTGGGCATTCACACCGAACTCCTGTCGGACGGGGTGGTCGACCTCATCCAATCGGGCGTGGTCAACGGGGTGAAGAAACGTCTCAACCGCACCAAGACCGTCGGCACGTTCGCGCTCGGCACCAACCGGTTGTACGAGTTCCTCCACGAGAACACCGCCGTCGAACTGCACGCCGTTCGTTACGTCAACGATCCACGGATCATCGCCAACGAGTCCGACTTCGTGTCGATCAACGCGACGCTGTCGGTCGACTTTCTCGGCCAGTGTGCCTCCGAGACCATCCAGGGTCGCTACTACTCGTCGTCGGGCGGCCAGAACGACTTCGCTCGCGGCGCGATGTACTCCGATGGCGGGCAAGGCTTCGTCGTACTCCACGCAACGACGTCACGCGGTGACTCGCGCATCGTTCCGACGCTCGACCCGGGCGACGTGGTGACCACCCCGAAGAACACGGTCGACAAGGTCGTGACCGAGTTCGGTGTGGCCGAACTGCGTGGCCGGTCGATCACCGAACGCACACGGGCGCTGATCGGCATCGCCGACCCGGCGCACCGCGAGGCGCTCACCGCCGAGGCGCGGCGGAGGTCGTACCTCTGA
- a CDS encoding cyclic nucleotide-binding domain-containing protein yields the protein MRAEDIASSKLFEGLTREQLERCAAPFKEVEMVAGSSLAKQDDFAYKFFVVLEGEVDVHRDFKFVARLGPGDHFGEMALVRNEKRNARVTAHTRCRLGCMMGWDFKAMTDELPTVAERIRAVIAERDD from the coding sequence ATGCGGGCAGAAGACATCGCCTCCAGCAAACTGTTCGAAGGGCTCACCCGAGAACAACTCGAACGCTGCGCAGCGCCGTTCAAGGAAGTCGAGATGGTGGCGGGGTCGAGCCTCGCGAAGCAAGACGACTTCGCCTACAAGTTCTTCGTGGTCCTCGAGGGCGAGGTCGACGTCCACCGCGACTTCAAGTTCGTCGCCCGGCTCGGACCGGGGGATCACTTCGGTGAGATGGCGCTCGTCCGCAACGAGAAGCGCAACGCTCGTGTCACCGCTCACACTCGCTGCCGACTCGGCTGCATGATGGGCTGGGACTTCAAGGCCATGACCGACGAGCTCCCCACCGTGGCCGAGCGGATTCGCGCCGTGATCGCCGAACGCGACGACTGA
- a CDS encoding universal stress protein: MANTWIVGLDGSSGAFSALRWAAGVAELNDDRVAPVAAWHVPLPIAAMAGRRPIDFDRAGLQAEVEYQALRSIEQLDDAERVDDLRVVEGHPAPALLQLSGPGSPLVVGRRGISALKHRLLGSVSQYLVTHANGPVVVVPDDSDVKGLQRIVVGFDGSEEASAALRWAISIAPEGSDVEALVAIDVIPWLSPERVAELHPDEVEAARTRISTAADAADPDGRATRNFVLHGPRQALAEALSDADLVVVGPRGIGSVAHAVLGSVTTWLLHEAPCPIAVVPSA; the protein is encoded by the coding sequence ATGGCCAACACATGGATCGTCGGACTCGATGGCTCGTCCGGTGCGTTCAGCGCGCTGCGCTGGGCCGCTGGCGTCGCAGAACTCAACGATGATCGAGTCGCCCCCGTGGCGGCTTGGCACGTTCCGCTGCCGATCGCGGCGATGGCCGGGCGCCGCCCGATCGATTTCGACCGCGCCGGCCTGCAAGCCGAGGTCGAGTACCAGGCGTTGCGGTCGATCGAGCAACTCGACGATGCCGAGCGGGTCGACGACCTGCGCGTGGTCGAAGGCCATCCGGCGCCGGCGCTGCTCCAGCTGTCGGGGCCCGGCTCGCCGCTCGTCGTCGGCCGCCGTGGCATCAGCGCCTTGAAGCACCGGCTGTTGGGCTCGGTGAGCCAATACCTGGTGACTCATGCGAACGGCCCGGTCGTCGTGGTTCCCGACGACAGCGACGTCAAGGGATTGCAGCGGATCGTGGTCGGCTTCGACGGCAGCGAGGAGGCGTCGGCGGCGCTCCGGTGGGCGATCTCGATCGCTCCGGAAGGTAGCGACGTCGAGGCGCTCGTGGCGATCGACGTGATCCCGTGGCTGAGCCCGGAGCGCGTGGCCGAGTTGCACCCCGACGAGGTCGAGGCAGCACGAACCCGCATCTCCACGGCCGCCGACGCGGCCGATCCCGACGGCCGGGCCACTCGGAACTTCGTGCTGCACGGCCCGCGCCAAGCGTTGGCCGAGGCGCTCAGCGACGCTGATCTCGTCGTGGTCGGTCCACGCGGCATCGGCAGCGTGGCGCACGCCGTGCTCGGCTCGGTGACCACGTGGTTGCTCCACGAGGCGCCGTGCCCGATCGCCGTGGTGCCGTCGGCCTGA
- a CDS encoding pyridoxamine 5'-phosphate oxidase family protein produces MEHVIGGTEELPQEECWHLLEGTSVGRLAISIADKPDIFPINYVVEGGSLFFRTGAGTKLAASALLHNVAFEIDGYEPATRTIWSVVVKGRAHQVEHMEEVFAAEELPLFPWAAHPKPNFVRIDPTSVTGRRFHILDDVNPDASIGWEPPHAPPAPSAVVPRPGDEYHPGAPYMRPD; encoded by the coding sequence ATGGAACATGTCATCGGGGGGACCGAGGAGCTGCCGCAGGAAGAGTGCTGGCACCTCCTCGAAGGAACGAGTGTCGGACGACTGGCGATCTCGATCGCCGACAAACCCGACATCTTTCCCATCAACTACGTCGTCGAAGGCGGCAGCCTGTTCTTCCGGACCGGTGCCGGGACCAAATTGGCCGCGTCGGCACTGCTGCACAACGTGGCATTCGAGATCGACGGCTACGAGCCGGCGACGCGGACGATCTGGAGCGTCGTCGTCAAAGGACGGGCGCACCAGGTCGAGCACATGGAAGAGGTGTTCGCTGCCGAAGAACTCCCACTGTTCCCGTGGGCTGCACATCCGAAACCGAACTTCGTGCGCATCGACCCGACGAGCGTGACCGGTCGCCGATTCCACATCCTCGACGATGTCAACCCCGACGCGTCGATCGGCTGGGAGCCACCGCACGCGCCGCCTGCGCCGAGCGCCGTCGTCCCGCGACCCGGCGACGAGTACCACCCCGGCGCTCCGTACATGCGCCCCGATTGA
- a CDS encoding DUF421 domain-containing protein, with protein sequence MFADWIWTSWEQAGLVALSAVIMVTLVIGAIRVIGLRSLSKMSSFDFAVTVAIGSILASAVATSTPVANGVVGIAALLIVQAVISILRRTMSFGTIVDNTPQLLMRDGAFDEAAMTRCRVTRSDVVAKLREANVLQLSQVRAVVLETTGDISVLHGEVDVDAMLLDGVRGAHP encoded by the coding sequence GTGTTCGCCGACTGGATCTGGACATCGTGGGAGCAGGCCGGACTCGTCGCGCTCTCGGCGGTCATCATGGTCACGCTCGTCATCGGCGCCATCCGTGTCATCGGGCTGCGCTCACTGTCGAAGATGTCGAGCTTCGACTTCGCCGTCACCGTCGCCATCGGCTCGATCCTGGCCAGCGCAGTCGCCACCTCGACCCCGGTCGCCAACGGCGTCGTCGGCATCGCCGCCCTGCTCATCGTGCAAGCCGTCATCTCGATCCTGCGCCGCACGATGTCGTTCGGCACGATCGTCGACAACACCCCGCAACTGCTCATGCGCGACGGAGCGTTCGACGAGGCGGCGATGACGAGGTGCCGGGTCACGCGCAGCGACGTCGTCGCGAAGCTCCGTGAAGCGAACGTGCTGCAACTGTCGCAAGTGCGCGCCGTCGTGCTCGAGACCACCGGCGACATCAGCGTTCTGCACGGCGAGGTCGACGTCGATGCCATGCTCCTCGACGGGGTTCGCGGCGCTCACCCGTAG
- a CDS encoding helix-turn-helix domain-containing protein, with protein sequence MSTGEPQGESDTVPGAPERDGGDDVLADVLPFPSNGRRTATDSHDEPRLRTVIGDVLRDERLRQARVLADVAAEAAVSLPYLSEIERGRKEVSSDVLAAVTDALDVSLIEVLERCVERLRTGSQGGSGIQLRAA encoded by the coding sequence ATGTCGACCGGAGAACCGCAGGGCGAATCCGACACGGTGCCGGGAGCGCCCGAGCGTGATGGCGGCGATGACGTGCTCGCCGATGTGCTCCCGTTCCCGTCGAACGGGAGGCGCACCGCGACCGACTCGCACGACGAACCACGGCTGCGAACGGTGATCGGTGACGTGCTCCGCGACGAACGTCTGCGCCAAGCACGCGTGCTCGCCGACGTCGCCGCCGAGGCCGCCGTGTCGCTGCCGTACCTCTCCGAGATCGAGCGCGGCCGCAAGGAGGTCTCGTCCGACGTGCTCGCTGCGGTCACCGACGCCCTCGACGTGTCGCTGATCGAGGTGCTCGAACGCTGTGTCGAACGCCTACGCACCGGGTCGCAGGGCGGTTCGGGCATCCAGCTCCGGGCGGCCTGA
- a CDS encoding pyridoxamine 5'-phosphate oxidase family protein produces MNDIEDLGNSTCWSLLRQTPVGRIALQGGDDIEVFPVNFVVDHGSVVFRTGAGTKLRLAEDGQRATFEADRVDDTSQLVWSVVLKGPVAVVRGRSAIVDTFDVDISTWHAGPKPTYVRLTPDVVTGRRFAPDPQLP; encoded by the coding sequence ATGAACGACATCGAAGACCTCGGCAACTCGACGTGCTGGTCGCTGCTCCGCCAGACGCCGGTCGGGCGGATTGCACTGCAGGGCGGCGACGACATCGAGGTGTTTCCCGTGAACTTCGTCGTCGATCACGGCTCGGTCGTGTTCCGTACCGGTGCCGGCACGAAGCTGCGGCTCGCCGAAGACGGTCAGCGGGCGACGTTCGAAGCGGATCGCGTCGACGACACATCACAACTCGTGTGGAGCGTCGTGCTCAAAGGTCCCGTCGCCGTGGTCCGTGGCCGTTCCGCCATCGTCGACACGTTCGACGTCGACATCAGCACATGGCATGCCGGCCCCAAGCCCACGTACGTGCGGCTGACCCCCGACGTCGTGACCGGCCGTCGCTTCGCTCCCGATCCGCAGCTGCCCTGA
- a CDS encoding DoxX family membrane protein: MTNTTQSTIPPIHIDGDQTATKLGADRPSPAERPQRSADPARSAWLDRLLAVARLSVGWVFLWAFLDKTFGLGFATESDAAWLEGGSPTEGFLTFGTKGPFAGFYQDIAGAAWADVLFMVGLLAIGAALMLGIGMRVAAVSGSLMLVMMWTATLAPENNPFMDDHLIYAMLLGILVLTNAGDTWGFGKAWRALPLVARNRWLV; encoded by the coding sequence ATGACGAACACGACCCAATCGACCATCCCACCGATCCACATCGACGGCGACCAGACGGCGACGAAGCTCGGCGCCGACCGACCGTCCCCGGCCGAGCGTCCGCAACGGTCGGCTGATCCGGCTCGCAGCGCCTGGCTCGATCGACTTCTCGCCGTGGCACGCCTGTCGGTCGGGTGGGTCTTCCTGTGGGCGTTCCTCGACAAGACCTTCGGTCTCGGGTTCGCGACCGAGTCCGATGCGGCCTGGCTCGAGGGCGGCTCACCCACCGAGGGATTCCTGACCTTCGGCACCAAGGGTCCGTTCGCCGGCTTCTACCAAGACATCGCCGGCGCCGCCTGGGCCGACGTGTTGTTCATGGTCGGCCTCCTCGCCATCGGCGCCGCCCTCATGCTCGGCATCGGCATGCGCGTCGCGGCCGTATCGGGCTCCCTCATGCTCGTGATGATGTGGACCGCCACCCTGGCACCCGAGAACAACCCGTTCATGGACGATCACCTGATCTACGCCATGCTGCTCGGCATCCTGGTGCTCACCAACGCCGGTGACACCTGGGGCTTCGGCAAGGCATGGCGAGCACTGCCGTTGGTCGCCCGCAACCGCTGGCTCGTGTAG
- a CDS encoding ClpP family protease: protein MPTLTDERLADRLLERRIVLLGEEVTDELANRVVSQLLVLSADDPDSDISIFINSPGGSVLAGLAIYDTMQLVPNDVGTVAIGLAASKGQVLLCGGAAGKRFALPNAQVLMHEGSAGLGGSAADVEIQAAQLTSTLDRMRSIIARHTGRSVDQVIDDVGRDRWFDADEARDYGFVDRVVSSLDDIHPTLRSRPVGLTPTS, encoded by the coding sequence ATGCCAACACTCACCGACGAACGACTGGCCGACCGGCTGCTCGAGCGGCGCATCGTGCTGCTCGGCGAGGAGGTGACCGACGAACTCGCCAACCGCGTGGTCTCCCAACTCCTCGTGCTCTCCGCCGACGACCCCGACTCCGACATCTCGATCTTCATCAACTCCCCCGGCGGTTCGGTCCTCGCCGGGCTCGCCATCTACGACACGATGCAACTCGTGCCCAACGACGTCGGCACGGTCGCCATCGGCCTCGCCGCGAGCAAGGGCCAGGTGTTGCTGTGCGGTGGGGCTGCCGGCAAACGCTTCGCCCTCCCCAATGCGCAAGTGCTGATGCACGAAGGATCGGCCGGGTTGGGCGGGTCGGCTGCCGACGTGGAGATCCAGGCCGCACAACTCACCTCCACGCTCGACCGCATGCGCTCGATCATCGCTCGCCACACCGGGCGCTCCGTCGACCAGGTGATCGACGACGTCGGGCGAGATCGCTGGTTCGACGCCGACGAGGCACGCGACTACGGCTTCGTCGACCGCGTCGTGTCATCGCTCGACGACATCCATCCCACCCTGCGGTCCCGCCCGGTCGGGCTCACGCCGACATCATGA
- a CDS encoding MerR family transcriptional regulator, whose product MTMSVEQAGHSETADDAHFSIGDVSELTGLSIDTLRYYERAGLMPHVERDAAGRRVYGADDLGWITFVRRLRATAMPVSEIARYTELVRNDEGTPAERREVLVEHRRRVQRAMDDLVEALAILDRKIEHYEAAERGVDLDCSPDAITSVRLVEP is encoded by the coding sequence ATGACGATGTCCGTGGAGCAAGCCGGCCACAGCGAGACGGCTGACGACGCACACTTCTCGATCGGCGACGTCAGCGAGCTGACCGGGCTGAGCATCGACACCCTGCGCTACTACGAGCGAGCCGGGTTGATGCCGCACGTCGAACGTGACGCAGCGGGTCGACGCGTGTACGGCGCCGACGATCTCGGCTGGATCACGTTCGTGCGTCGCCTCCGGGCCACGGCGATGCCGGTGAGCGAGATCGCCCGCTACACCGAACTCGTGCGCAACGACGAGGGCACCCCGGCCGAACGGCGCGAGGTGCTGGTCGAGCATCGTCGGCGCGTGCAACGAGCGATGGACGATCTGGTCGAGGCGCTCGCGATCCTCGACCGCAAGATCGAGCACTACGAAGCGGCCGAACGCGGCGTCGATCTCGACTGTTCGCCCGACGCGATCACCAGCGTTCGCCTCGTCGAACCGTGA
- a CDS encoding MFS transporter, with the protein MPDADLDLGVMRIPAVRRYLASAALSTTGISLMLTVLFKQAFDITDDALTIGIIGLLQFVPAVLLVVVSGYVADRFDRRRVTALMTVGRVLCAVAFIVYSRDVGDVSDGSDAAIWPVYVITLAFGSFDAIAIPARRAIAPLAVERELLPKLVASAAVTYVLATVVGPIAGGFLYSAGPDLAYLVVAVLFLASIPPILRTPYANQPTRITERPSVKLALEGLSFIRRSPIVLSAISLDMFAVLFGGAVALIPVIAEERLGVGDIAYGWLRAAPGIGAGITGLVLAARPVTRRVGPTLLAVVAIFGAFHVTLGLTTNYAVAFVSLVIAAGADMVSMTIRSTLVPLATPDSQLGRVTAVESVFIGASNELGAFESGVAARAIGAPWAIAGGGIATVAIAAGFAAFVPTLRRIDTYDDVDAEVGEPSVA; encoded by the coding sequence GTGCCCGACGCAGACCTCGACCTCGGCGTGATGCGCATCCCGGCGGTCCGGCGTTATCTGGCCTCGGCGGCGCTGTCGACGACCGGCATCTCGTTGATGCTCACCGTCCTGTTCAAGCAGGCGTTCGACATCACCGACGACGCCCTCACCATCGGCATCATCGGCTTGCTCCAGTTCGTGCCTGCGGTGCTCCTCGTCGTCGTGAGCGGCTACGTGGCCGACCGGTTCGACCGACGGCGAGTCACCGCACTGATGACGGTGGGGCGGGTGCTGTGCGCGGTCGCGTTCATCGTCTACAGCCGCGACGTGGGCGACGTGTCGGACGGTTCCGACGCGGCGATCTGGCCGGTCTACGTCATCACCCTGGCGTTCGGCTCGTTCGACGCGATCGCCATCCCGGCGCGTCGAGCGATCGCCCCGCTCGCCGTGGAGCGAGAGTTGCTGCCGAAGCTCGTCGCGTCTGCAGCGGTCACGTACGTGCTCGCCACCGTCGTCGGGCCGATCGCCGGCGGATTCCTCTACAGCGCCGGACCCGACCTCGCCTATCTCGTCGTCGCCGTCCTGTTTCTCGCGTCGATCCCGCCGATCCTGCGCACGCCGTACGCCAACCAGCCGACGAGGATCACCGAGCGACCATCGGTCAAGTTGGCCCTCGAAGGCCTCAGCTTCATCCGCCGCTCCCCCATCGTCCTGTCGGCGATCTCGCTCGACATGTTCGCCGTGCTGTTCGGCGGCGCCGTCGCGCTCATCCCCGTCATCGCCGAGGAACGACTCGGTGTCGGTGACATCGCCTACGGCTGGCTGCGCGCCGCCCCGGGCATCGGCGCCGGCATCACCGGCCTGGTCCTGGCCGCCCGCCCCGTCACGCGGCGCGTCGGCCCGACGCTCCTCGCCGTGGTCGCGATCTTCGGCGCGTTCCACGTCACGCTCGGACTCACCACGAACTACGCCGTCGCCTTCGTGTCGCTGGTCATCGCCGCCGGTGCCGACATGGTGTCGATGACCATCCGATCGACCCTGGTGCCCCTCGCCACGCCCGACAGCCAACTCGGCCGGGTCACCGCCGTCGAGAGCGTGTTCATCGGCGCGTCGAACGAACTCGGCGCCTTCGAGAGCGGCGTGGCAGCGCGGGCGATCGGTGCACCGTGGGCCATCGCCGGTGGTGGCATCGCCACCGTGGCCATCGCCGCGGGGTTCGCTGCCTTCGTGCCGACACTGCGCCGGATCGACACCTACGACGACGTCGACGCCGAGGTCGGCGAGCCGTCGGTCGCCTGA
- a CDS encoding aldo/keto reductase has protein sequence MPTVGLGASGPIVSRLALGTMTFGVETDERDAHRQLDTFVAAGGTFVDTADVYGAGDSERIIGRWIERRGGADDLIIATKGRFAPPAGSHGASRRSLRRSVDASLHRLGVEAIDLYVVHGWDEHTPVAETLGTLTSLVRDGKIHAIGWSNVTGWQLQQIVTTATLGGHISPVTVQPQYNLLDRGIEIEVMPCALDAGLAITPWSPLGGGWLTGKYERTRRPTGATRLGDDPDRGVEAYDLRNTDRTWRIIDEATAVAAEHGRPASHVALAWLLARPGVASVLLGARTVEQLDDNLAAVDLVLDATQLDRLTRVSAIDLPPYPYGMIEDFCDVDVWQRLGTTDTPT, from the coding sequence ATGCCCACCGTCGGGCTCGGCGCGTCCGGCCCGATCGTGTCGCGGTTGGCGCTCGGCACGATGACGTTCGGCGTCGAGACCGACGAGCGCGACGCCCACCGCCAACTCGACACGTTCGTCGCTGCAGGCGGCACGTTCGTCGACACCGCCGACGTCTACGGCGCCGGTGACTCCGAGCGCATCATCGGCCGTTGGATCGAGCGGCGAGGCGGGGCCGACGATCTGATCATCGCCACCAAGGGCCGCTTCGCTCCCCCGGCGGGTTCACACGGCGCCTCACGACGCAGCCTTCGGCGATCGGTCGACGCCAGCCTCCACCGTCTGGGCGTCGAGGCGATCGACCTCTACGTCGTGCACGGCTGGGACGAGCACACCCCGGTCGCCGAGACGCTCGGCACCCTCACCTCGCTGGTGCGCGACGGCAAGATCCACGCCATCGGCTGGTCGAACGTGACCGGCTGGCAGCTCCAGCAGATCGTGACGACGGCGACGCTCGGCGGCCACATCTCGCCCGTCACCGTGCAGCCCCAGTACAACCTGCTCGACCGTGGCATCGAGATCGAAGTGATGCCGTGTGCGCTCGACGCCGGGCTCGCCATCACACCGTGGTCGCCCCTCGGAGGCGGCTGGCTCACCGGAAAGTACGAACGAACGCGCCGACCGACGGGCGCCACCAGGCTGGGCGACGACCCCGATCGCGGCGTCGAGGCCTACGACCTCCGCAACACCGACCGGACCTGGCGCATCATCGACGAGGCCACCGCCGTCGCCGCCGAGCACGGCCGACCGGCGAGTCACGTCGCGCTCGCCTGGCTGCTGGCGCGGCCGGGCGTCGCGTCGGTACTGCTCGGTGCGCGCACGGTCGAGCAACTCGACGACAACCTCGCGGCGGTCGACCTCGTCCTCGACGCGACCCAACTCGACCGCCTCACCCGAGTGTCGGCCATCGACCTGCCGCCGTACCCCTACGGCATGATCGAGGACTTCTGCGATGTCGATGTGTGGCAGCGACTCGGCACCACCGACACACCCACCTGA
- a CDS encoding ClpP family protease, whose protein sequence is MSSYTIPSVIEHTARGERVTDIYSRLLSERIVFLGTPIDDGVANVIVAQLLHLAADKPAADISLYINSPGGSFTAMMAIYDTMQFIGPDVATMCVGHAASSSAILLAAGAAGKRSVLPHARVMLHQPHTDGSRGSISDLKLEAAELARIRDEADEILARHTGKTVDTVRADSDRALVLAGSAAVSYGVADVVPTASGRPELDARTALRPGA, encoded by the coding sequence ATGAGCAGCTACACGATTCCGTCGGTCATCGAACACACCGCCCGAGGCGAGCGGGTGACCGACATCTACAGCCGACTGCTCAGCGAACGCATCGTCTTCCTCGGCACGCCCATCGACGATGGTGTCGCCAATGTGATCGTCGCTCAACTCCTGCACCTCGCTGCCGACAAGCCGGCGGCCGACATCAGTCTCTACATCAACTCGCCGGGCGGCTCGTTCACGGCGATGATGGCGATCTACGACACGATGCAGTTCATCGGCCCCGACGTGGCGACCATGTGCGTCGGCCACGCCGCGTCGTCGTCGGCGATCCTTCTCGCTGCCGGTGCCGCCGGGAAGCGGTCGGTGCTCCCCCATGCCCGCGTGATGCTGCATCAGCCGCACACCGACGGCAGCCGGGGTTCGATCAGCGACCTCAAGCTCGAAGCAGCCGAACTGGCGCGCATTCGAGACGAAGCCGACGAGATCCTCGCTCGCCACACCGGCAAGACCGTCGACACGGTGCGCGCCGATTCGGATCGAGCGCTGGTACTGGCCGGCTCGGCTGCGGTGAGCTACGGCGTGGCCGATGTGGTGCCGACGGCGTCAGGCCGCCCGGAGCTGGATGCCCGAACCGCCCTGCGACCCGGTGCGTAG